In the Bacteroidota bacterium genome, AGCATTTAATTTACTAAATGCTTTTTCATTGTAAATCCCACTGAATTTTCGCCTGCGTAAAACATTATGCATGATGTTATTCGCAATACTGATCATAAATGGCAACAACTTTTCTTTGTCTTTTAAACTCCCGAAATGTTGCATGGTTTTTAACAGGGTGTCCTGTACTAAATCCTGTGTTTCCATAATGCCATAGGCATGACTACTACAGTATCGCACAAACCGTTCATGAACCGGTTTATACAATGCTAAAAATTCATCATGTGTAGCTACAAGCATCTATTCAATTTATCGGATTGCCACTCTTATAGAAACGTAAAAATGTAAAAGGTTACACGGTGGTAAGTATTAAATCCTTTTCTTTGCAAAAATAATGCGTAATCACTTCCAACATAATAAAGCATTCGGTCAACATTTTTTACGCAGTAATGATACTGCATTGCAGATTGTAGAAGCGTTGCAGCCGCTCCATCTCGCAAAAAATATATTGGAAATCGGCCCCGGTTTGGGCGTATTGACGCAATATTTAAAAAAAATCCCTGAAAAAAAACTGTTTGTCTCGGAAGTCGACCGACGGATTATCGACATGTTAAAAACTGAACAACAGTTTCCTGAGTCTCAGATTTTAGAAGGTGATTTTTTAAAACTCAATTTAAAATCACTCGTTGGCGAACCGTTTTTGCTGATTGGAAATTTTCCATACAATATCAGTTCGCAAATTTTATTTAAAATGCTCGACAACCTTGAACTGGTGCCACTTATGGTGGGGATGTTCCAAAAGGAAATGGCATTGCGTGTTGTCGCAAAACATGGGAATAAAGATTATGGCGTAATCAGCGTGTTGGTCCAGATTTATTACGATTGTGAATATTTATTCGAACTGGAACCAATTGCTTTCGATCCTCCCCCAAAAGTGCATTCAGCAGTAATACGACTGACCAAAAAATCGGATCCCGGTCAGTTTAACCCTGTTTTGCTTAAATCGGTGGTAAAAGCAGGTTTTAACCAGCGAAGAAAAAAATTGTCTAACGCACTATCACCGGTTCATGGCGCTAAAGAAGCAGCAATCCGCCTTAATTTTGCCGATAAACGAGCAGAACAGTTGAGCGTTCAGGATTTTATTCTGTTGAGCAACAGTATCGAAAACTAAAAAACAATGTCGCAAAAGAAAGTAATAGTAACCGATTTTTTGCACCCTTATATGGCCGAATGGCTTATTGGCAGAGGGTTTCATGTAGATATACAACCTGAAATTAGCAATGAAGCCCTTTTTGAAATCATCGATCAATACGAAGGGTTGGTGCTTTCAACTAAAATTTTGGTTACGCCCAAATTGCTTGACAAAGCTGTAAACCTTGAATTTATTGCGCGTGCCGGTAGTGGAATGGAGAATATTGACGTTGCCTATGCCCAATCAAAAAATATCATCGTTGTAAATTCGCCGGAAGGCAATGCCAATGCGGTTGCCGAACATGCTGTGGGTATGTTGCTGGCCTTGATGAACAATATTGTCCGCGCCGACAATCAAATCAGGAATGGTATCTGGCAACGCGAAGAAAACAGGGGAGAAGAAATAGCAGGGAAAACCATCGGTATTATCGGCTACGGCCATACAGGCAGCCGTTTTGCAACTAAGTGGAAAGGTTTCGAAGTAAGCGTTTTGGCACACGATAAGTATAAAACCGGTTTTGGAGATGATTTTGTGAAAGAAGCCGGAATAAACGAAATTCAGCAAAAAGCGGACATTCTATCCTTTCATTTACCACTAAATCAGGAAACCCATCATTATTTTAATTCGGCATTCATCAATGGTTTTGCAAAGCCAATTTGGCTCGTTAATGCTTCCAGAGGAAAAATTGTCAACACGGCTCACCTGATTTCGGCTTTGGACAACAAAAAAGTTATTGGTGCCGCTTTGGATGTGTTTGAAAACGAAAAATTTTATGAACTCTCCGGCTCCGATCTTGCCAACATGCAAAATTTAACTAAACGACACAATATTATTCTTACCCCGCACGTTGCAGGCTGGACGCACACTTCGCACCTGAAGTTGTCGAAAATACTGGCTGAAAAGCTTGATGCACTTGGCATTCAAAGTGTTAATTGACAAAAATATGGCAGTAATCTGACCGGTGCATGACGCACATTTTTATTTACTGTTATACTTTTGTTTTCAATTATTTACATAATTTAGCGACTCTTAACAAAATTTTAAACTTTTGGTCTATGAATAAACTCCTTTACGCACTCGTCGTATTAGTAATGTGTGTGGGTTCTGCAATCGCTCAGTCGGGTGAGATCCAGGGAAAAGTTGTAAACGGCAAAGGCGAAGGAATTCCTTTCGCAAACGTAGTTGTTTACAAAAACGGAGTCCTCGAAACCGGTGCAACCACCGATTTTGACGGAAAATACTCCATTCCTGCCCTCGAACCGGGAACTTACGAAGTAGAAGCTTCCTATGTCGGATTAAAACAAAGACTTACCGGAATTACCGTATCGCAAGGTATTGTATTCCTTCCTGACTTCATCCTGAGTGACCAGGTGCTCGAAACCGTTGTGGTTAAATACGAGGCACCTTTGGTTGATAAAGGAAATACCAGCACCGGAGGTGTGGTAACGAAGGAAGACATTCAAAAAATTGCCACACGTAACGTTACCTCAATTGCGGCAACAAAAGAAGGGGTTTACCAAAGTGATGAAGGTGGTGGATTGAACATCAAAGGTTCTCGTGGTGATGCTACGGAATATATTATTGATGGTGTTCGTGTATCCGGTTCATTAAAATTACCTCAGGATGCCATTGAGCAGTTAGAAGTTATCACCGGTGGTGTTGACCCTAAATACGGTGATGCAACAGGTGGTTTCATTACCATCACTACACGTGGACCTGCAAAAAACTACAATGGTAGCGTTGAGTTGGCAAGTTCTCAATTTCTTGATCCTTATGGATACAATCTGGCTTCTGTGTTTTTATCAGGACCAATTGTTGTAAAAAATAAAGGCACCGATTCTGCTCAAGCTAAATTTGGTTTCTTCCTCGCGGGTGAACTCGAAATGGAAAAAGACCCTGACCCTTCAGCAATCGGCAACTATATTGTTAAAGATGATGTATTAAGCGACCTCGCGGAAAATCCTTTACGCCCTTCAGTAAGTGGTCTCGGATTTAATAAAAATTCCGAATTCCTTACATTGGACGATTTGGAAAAAATCCCTTATCGCGAAAATACTTCTAACTACGGTGCTTCCGTATCTACAAAATTTGATTATAAGTTTACACGCAACACCAACGTGCAATTAGGTTTAAGCTGGAGAAAATTCCATGGCAATACCTATAGCAGAAACTTTGCGTTGATGAATGCTGAAAATAACCCGGTTGATGATCAAAGCACTTACCGCGGATATTTACGTTTTACACAACGTTTTCCGGAAAAACGCGCAGTAGAAGGTGAAGAATCTGTAATCGGTAATGCATACTATTCAATTCAGGTAGATTATACCAAATTTATCTCTACCCGTCAGGATGGTGACCATGGTATGAATCCTTGGGCTTATGGTTATATCGGTTCATACAATACTTACAAAGCACCGGTATATTTTTATACTACTGATGAAACAACCGGTTTAACAGGTTGGACTTTAGTTGGTTACCAGGATACATTGGTTGAATTTACGCCGGGTGCATCTAACCCTGAACTTGCTGAATACACTACAGAATTTTATGAAGGCAGCAGCGTTGCTCCTTCAAGTTTATTCGATATCCAGTTAGGTGGTGGTTTATTAAATGGTGAATCTGCATCATTATTCTTATCTACATATAATATGTGGTATAATAAAGGTGTTCCTTGGTTCAACTATTCAAAAGCTGATCAGGATCAATACAGTTTAAACTTTGCAGCGTCGTTGGATGTTAAAAATCCAAACTCTAAAAAAATCGGAAAACACGCTATCGAATTCGGTTTTGAATTCCAACAGCGTATCGAACGTTTTTATGGTGTAAACCCTATCGGCTTATGGACAATTGCTCGTCAGTTAACTAACAAACACATCTTAACACTTGATACCGACAATCCAATTTTAGTTATTGATGGTGAAGAATATACTTATGATGAATATTTAAGTACACCGGGTTTATATTTCGGTGAATTTGATACCATCACTTACAACCGTTTATTATTAGAAGATGATCAGGCTTATTTTGATCAGCAATTACGTGATAAATTAAATTCATTAGGTTACAATATTGGTGAGTTAGACTATATTAATATAGATAACCTTCCTTTAGATGTTTTCTCAATGGATTTATTCAGCGCAGATGAATTATTAAATCAGGGTAGCTCATTAGTTGGTTACAACGGTTATGATTACCTCGGTAATAAAGTAAATGGTGTTGTTTCTTTTAACGACTTCTTTACACAGGAAGAAAACGGATTTAAAACGCGTCCTATAGATGGTTTCAGACCGGTGTATACTGCAGGTTATATTCAAGACAGGTTTAACTTTAACGATATCGTATTCCGTGTAGGTGTGCGTGTTGACCGTTATGATGCTAACCGTAAAGTATTAAGAGATAAATACTCATTATATGATGTTTATTCAACAGCGGAAGTTGATGGTTCATTTAATCCAAATGGTTCACATCCGGGAAATATTGGTGAAGATTATGTAGTGTATGTTGATGATTTCAACAGCCCTTCACCTACAATTTTAGGTTACCGTAATGAAGATACCTGGTATAATGCAGATGGTCAGGAAGTTGCTGACCCTAACGTTATTGCTGTTACATCTTCAACAGGTACAATTACACCTTTCGTTGTTGATCCTGATGCAAACATTAAGGATGAAAATTATGACCCGAATTCTTCTTTTGAAGATTATACGCCTCAAATTACAATCATGCCTAGGATTGCATTCTCATTCCCTATTTCTAAAGTGGAAGACAGAGAAGCATTATTCTTTGCACATTATGATATCTTAACACAACGTCCTCCAACAGGAACAAGCACAACTCCTGCTGATTATTATTTCTTCCTTGAAAATGCAGGTGCATTATTAGATAACCCGGATTTGAAACCTGAAAAAACAATCGATTATCAGGTTGGTTTCCAACAACAGTTATCCTCATCATCTGTTATCAAAATATCTGCATTCTATAAAGAATTGCGTGATATGATTCAAATTATCAACGTGCCTTACGCTTATCCATTAACGTATACTACCTATGGTAATATCGACTTTGGAACTGTAAAAGGTTTATCGGTATCTTATGATATTGCACGTCGTACTCGTAACCTGAAATTATCAACCAGCTATACTTTACAGTTTGCTGACGGAACAGGTTCAAGTGCAACATCTCAGGTTAACCTTGTTGGTGCCGGTCAACCAAACTTAAGAACAATTATTCCTTTATCATACGACTCACGCCACAGCTTAAAACTCGTTTTAGATTATCGTTTCGAAGATCCGGATGGTTCACAACCGGCTTGGTTAGACAACGTTGGTTTAAACGTAACATTTAACGCTCGTTCAGGTGAACCTTATACTCGTCAGGCTAATGCCATCCCTACAGCGCAGTTCGGTGTTCAAAACCGTTCTACATTAGATGGTGCTATCAACGGTTCCCGTTTACCTTGGCATTATCGTACTGATATTAAATTAGATAAAGCTTTTGAATTTGGTTTAGGAAAAGCTGAACGCCCTGTATCAATGGACGTTTACCTCTGGGTTCAAAACTTATTAGATGCAGAAAACGTAATTGCCGTTTACGGTTACACAGGCAACTCGTTGGATGATGGTTACCTTACATCTGCTGAAGGTGTTGAAGCTATCAGCTCACAGGTTGACCCTGCATCATTTGTTGACTTGTATACTGTTAAAATGATGAACCCTGATAATTATAGTATTCCTAGAAGAATTCGTTTAGGTGTTTCATTTGATTTCTAATAATAAAAGTTAAACTGGTAGATATGTATAAAAATAAATTTAGTTGGATGTTAATTCTGTTCATGTTCATTGGCTTGAATGTTCAAGCTAAGGAGAATATGGGTATAACAGGAAAACGAACCAATGCCTATGCAAAACTGAACGCCGGTTGTGCGGATGCTACAACTCAGGTGGATCTCGACATCAATAACGTAAGATGTCGTTTATTGGGTGCCGGCGATTTTTGGTGGGACCTTGATAATGATGCGAAATACGAAATTCCTAAAGTTGACCCTACAACAGGTGCAATTCCTGTAAGCTCTAGCTTTGCAGGTGCTCTTTGGATTGGTGGTATTGATGCAGGTGGACAGCTTAAAATTGCTGCACAAACCTACCGTCAGAGCGGTAACGACTTCTGGCCTGGACCACTTGATGCTGACGGAACAATTGAAGAAGCTACCTGTAACGCTTATGACCGTCACTGGAAAATTAACAGAACAGATATTGATGATTTCTTTGAAACAATTTTATCTTATGGCGGAAATCCCGGAGTAACTACTACACCGGCATTAATTCCGGAAGGTGAAATTCCATCTATTATTCGCGAATGGCCGGGTGTTGGTAACCAGTACGCAACCGGAAAAGCTGGCGAATTATTAGATGTTCAAAAAGATTTAGCTCCGTTTGTTGACGTAAATTTTGATGGTCTATATTCTCCTGAATTAGGTGAATATCCTGATATTGATGGTGACCAGGCAATTTTCTGGGTGTATAACGATAAAGGTAATATCCATACCGAATCAGGTGGAGATGCTATCGGTATTGAAATCCAGGCTTTAGCTTTCGGTTTCCAAACTAACGATGAAATCAACGACATGACGTTCTATCGTTATAAAGTAACCAACTACGCAACTACAACACTCGACTCAACTTATTTTGGTCAGTGGGTTGACTCCGACTTAGGTGCTTTTGATGATGACTGGGTTGGTTGCGATACTGTATTGTCGTTAGGTATGTGTTATAATGGTGACTTAAATGATGGTCCAACTTCTCCAAATTATGGTGCTAATCCACCTATTTTTGGAACTGACTTTTTCCAGGGCCCTATCAAATATATTTTAGATGACGGTGTTATTGTTGATAGCGTTCGTCTCGGAATGTCAGCATTCTTATATTATAATAATGACTTCTCCGTAATCGGTAACCCTGAGGTTGCTGCACATTATTACGGTTATATGTCAGGAACATGGAAAGACGGTTCTCCTTTCACAAAAGGTGGAAACGGATACGGTGGAACTGAATTATCAAATTATATATTCCCAAGTGATCCTTCTGACCCTACAGGTTGGAGTGAATGTACTGAAAGCAACCCTGCGGCTGACCGTCGTTATTTGCAATCATCAGGTCCTTTCAAATTATTGCCTGGTGCAAAAAATGAAATTGTAATGGGTGCTATCTGGGTTCGCCCTCCGGTATCGGGTGGTTGTCAAACTTCATTTGATTTAGCACGTTTAGCTGACCAGAAAGCACAGGCTTTATTTGATGCAGACTTCCAGTTAATTGGTGGTCCTGATGCTCCGGATATGGACTTGCGTGAATTAGATCAGCAGGTTGTTATTTCACTTACAAACGGCCCAACTTCAAATAATATCGGTGAAAGTTACCAGGAAACAGACCCACTTATTGTGAGTATTGTAAGCCAGTTACCTGACAGCGTTATTGAAGCAAATCCGGGATTAAATGATACTACCTATAATTTCCAGGGATATAAAATTTATCAGTTGGAAAATTCACAGGTATCACCTTCTGAATATACTGATGTAACAAAAGCAAAATTGATTTATCAGTGCGATTTAAAAGATGATGTAATTAAAATTGTTAACTACAGTTTTGATGTAACCATCGGAAGTGATGTTCCTGAATTAATGGTTGAAGGAAACAATGAAGGTGTTAAACATACTTTCCTTGTAACTGACGATGCATTTGCTGAAGGTTCAACTAAACTAATCAACTTCAAAACTTATTACTTCTCAGTTGTATCTTATTCTTACAACAACTTCAGTGATTATGAACCAACTGATCCTAACTCTCAGAAACGTCCGTATCTTGAAGGAAGAAAAAATATTAAAATTTATACAGCAATTCCACACAAACCGGATCCGGAAAATGGTGGTATGGTGTTAAATGCTGAATATGGTGATGGTCCGGATATTACTAAAATTGAAGGTATCGGTAATGGTGGTAATTTCCAGATATTAACTGAAGAAACTGTTAATTCGTTAATTACTACTGCTCCAACAATTAAAGAGCCAATTTATAAAGGCAGAAATGCACCAATCGACGTAATGGTTTACGATCCGGTTCGTTTACCTGCTGCTGATTTTGAATTGAAATTAATTGACTCAACAAATTCAAGCCCGATTAATCCTGATAGTACCTGGTGGGTTTTAACTAACCTTACTGATGGTAATATTGTAGTATCAGATTTCCCTATAAATATTGTCAACGAACAGGTTATTCCTGAATGGGGACTTTCAGTTACGGTAAAAAATGTATTTGATCCGGGTGGACAAACCGTTAGTGGAACCTTTATTGAAAAGGAAGAAAATAACGGATTTATTGATGCAACATTAACCTATGAAGATCCAAATAAACAATGGTTATTAGGTGTGCCTGATAATGATGGTACCATTTTAGACTGGATTCGTTCAGGTATTGCAGTGGATGGTGCTTTTGCCGATGTATTACCTAACCCTGACGAAAATCAGGTGTTTGAAGGTGTGCTTGGCGGAACTTGGGCGCCTACAGAAATTGTAGCATTCAATACCGGTGATGTACCTTATATGCCATTGCGTTCAATCACAGGTTTAAGACCTCAGATTCCACTTGAAGAAACAATAGGTGTAGATGTGGTATTTACATCAGATGTAAGCAAATGGTCTCGTTGTATTGTTGTGGAAAGTGGTGAATGTACTACCGTTCGCGATGAAGATAAACTGGATTTACGCCAATTACCTGCTGTTGATGCAACAGGTGCTGTAGAACCGGGAACAGAAAAAGGTTTCTCTTATTTCCCAGGTTATGCAATTGATGTTGAAACAGGTCGCCGCGTAAACATTTTCTTTGGTGAAGATGGTTGTTCAGGTCAGCCTGACGGTCGCGGAAAAGATATGGTATGGAATCCTTCTTCTACTTTCTTTGACGAAACATTTAATCCTGTTTATGGTGGTAAACACTATTTATATGTAACTAAATCAACATATGATGGTTGTGCTGCTATCCATGATTCATTAGAATGGATAGGTGGAGTTAAACCTGAAACATCTGTTTACAAAGACATCTTTAAAAATGTGGTTTGGATTTCAATGCCTTTCCTTGCAGAAGGTTACTCTTCTGAAGTAGGTAAACCTTTTAACATACCAACTAAAACAACAGTAAGTTTAAGGGTTACTAAACCATACTTGTCGTATTTTGTAACAGGCGAAAACTTAGGTTCACCTTTATATCGTTTCAGCACTGCAAATCTTGCAGCCACTGTAAATGATGAGGCAACAGCAAGTAGTGCGCTTGATTTAATCAGAGTAGTTCCTAACCCTTATTATGCATATTCTGCATATGAAACAAGTTCACTCGACAACAATGTGAAAATCACTAACCTGCCTGCACAATGTACGGTTTCGATATTTACATTAGATGGAACTTTGATTCGCCGTTTTGAACGTGATGTAACAACTGATAATACATCAGGTGGTTCATTGAACTCTAAATCAAATAACCTCGATTCATCAATTGACTGGGATCTTAAAAACGAGAAAAATGTACCTGTAGCAAGTGGTATGTATATTATACATATCGATGCCGGTTCACTCGGAGAAACCACTGTTAAATGGTTCGGCGTTATGAGACCTATTGACCTGGATACATTCTAAAACCTGAAACACTAGACCAAAATGAGAAAACTTTTAATAGCTTTTACGATAATGATGCCTGCTGCATTGATAGCAGGAAATCCCGACCGTTCGGGTGAAGCAGGTGCTTCAGAATTATTGATCGATCCATGGGCACAAAGCAGTGGTTGGTATGGCTTAAATATTTCTTCCGTTCAGGGAGTGGAAGCACCAAATATCAACGTTGCCGGTATGTCGTTCCTTGATGGCTCCCAATTGGAGTTTTCAAGAACAGAATGGCTTGTTGGTACCGATATCAGCCTCAACACTTTTGGGTTTGCCCAAAAAATTGGTGATGGCGCAATCGGTTTAACACTTACTTCTATGGACCTCGGTGAAATTGAAGTAACTACTACCGATAAC is a window encoding:
- a CDS encoding RNA polymerase sigma factor, which produces MLVATHDEFLALYKPVHERFVRYCSSHAYGIMETQDLVQDTLLKTMQHFGSLKDKEKLLPFMISIANNIMHNVLRRRKFSGIYNEKAFSKLNATTNNPELAMDIHYLYKALNTLPEKDKEAIILFEITGYSIKEIAAIQSSNENATKTRLSRARQKLKSLLEDEPEHKISYAKAGQLFTFLF
- the rsmA gene encoding ribosomal RNA small subunit methyltransferase A; the encoded protein is MRNHFQHNKAFGQHFLRSNDTALQIVEALQPLHLAKNILEIGPGLGVLTQYLKKIPEKKLFVSEVDRRIIDMLKTEQQFPESQILEGDFLKLNLKSLVGEPFLLIGNFPYNISSQILFKMLDNLELVPLMVGMFQKEMALRVVAKHGNKDYGVISVLVQIYYDCEYLFELEPIAFDPPPKVHSAVIRLTKKSDPGQFNPVLLKSVVKAGFNQRRKKLSNALSPVHGAKEAAIRLNFADKRAEQLSVQDFILLSNSIEN
- a CDS encoding carboxypeptidase regulatory-like domain-containing protein, yielding MNKLLYALVVLVMCVGSAIAQSGEIQGKVVNGKGEGIPFANVVVYKNGVLETGATTDFDGKYSIPALEPGTYEVEASYVGLKQRLTGITVSQGIVFLPDFILSDQVLETVVVKYEAPLVDKGNTSTGGVVTKEDIQKIATRNVTSIAATKEGVYQSDEGGGLNIKGSRGDATEYIIDGVRVSGSLKLPQDAIEQLEVITGGVDPKYGDATGGFITITTRGPAKNYNGSVELASSQFLDPYGYNLASVFLSGPIVVKNKGTDSAQAKFGFFLAGELEMEKDPDPSAIGNYIVKDDVLSDLAENPLRPSVSGLGFNKNSEFLTLDDLEKIPYRENTSNYGASVSTKFDYKFTRNTNVQLGLSWRKFHGNTYSRNFALMNAENNPVDDQSTYRGYLRFTQRFPEKRAVEGEESVIGNAYYSIQVDYTKFISTRQDGDHGMNPWAYGYIGSYNTYKAPVYFYTTDETTGLTGWTLVGYQDTLVEFTPGASNPELAEYTTEFYEGSSVAPSSLFDIQLGGGLLNGESASLFLSTYNMWYNKGVPWFNYSKADQDQYSLNFAASLDVKNPNSKKIGKHAIEFGFEFQQRIERFYGVNPIGLWTIARQLTNKHILTLDTDNPILVIDGEEYTYDEYLSTPGLYFGEFDTITYNRLLLEDDQAYFDQQLRDKLNSLGYNIGELDYINIDNLPLDVFSMDLFSADELLNQGSSLVGYNGYDYLGNKVNGVVSFNDFFTQEENGFKTRPIDGFRPVYTAGYIQDRFNFNDIVFRVGVRVDRYDANRKVLRDKYSLYDVYSTAEVDGSFNPNGSHPGNIGEDYVVYVDDFNSPSPTILGYRNEDTWYNADGQEVADPNVIAVTSSTGTITPFVVDPDANIKDENYDPNSSFEDYTPQITIMPRIAFSFPISKVEDREALFFAHYDILTQRPPTGTSTTPADYYFFLENAGALLDNPDLKPEKTIDYQVGFQQQLSSSSVIKISAFYKELRDMIQIINVPYAYPLTYTTYGNIDFGTVKGLSVSYDIARRTRNLKLSTSYTLQFADGTGSSATSQVNLVGAGQPNLRTIIPLSYDSRHSLKLVLDYRFEDPDGSQPAWLDNVGLNVTFNARSGEPYTRQANAIPTAQFGVQNRSTLDGAINGSRLPWHYRTDIKLDKAFEFGLGKAERPVSMDVYLWVQNLLDAENVIAVYGYTGNSLDDGYLTSAEGVEAISSQVDPASFVDLYTVKMMNPDNYSIPRRIRLGVSFDF